The window AACATCACCCAACATGTGGGTAATGCGTACGGGACCTGAAACGGCTTGCCTAAAGTCAACTCCCTTAAACAAAAGGCCTAAACTTTTAAATGTCAAAATAAAGGCCTTGTGAGTTAAAACAAAGCCGTTCACTATGCTTTTAAAAATGCCTGTTCCTGGAATCTCTACCTTGATGTTTTTAATATTTAGCCCAAGGTCTATTCCGTTTTCGGTTCTGATAAGGTTTACGGTTTTTGTAATCTTGTTTCCGTCCCTTAAAATGCCTAATTCGGCAGTCTTGCCGCTTATACCGTCTAGGGCACGGTTTAAGTCTACCGTATTGGCAACTTCAATTCCGTTCACTTCCGTAATAAGGTCGCCTTTTTTAAGACCTGCAAGTTCGGCAGATGAAGAAGGCTTTACACCGTCAATTTCAAGGGGAATAAAAGAATAAAAGCCTATTATACCTGCACCTGTTTTTGGATCGAGTTTTGGCCTAAGTTTTTTTGTGAGGATTTGCCCTTCTCTTTCTATTTCCAGCGTAACCTCTTCCTTTGCTTCAGGCACAATGAGGCGCACGATATCGGCAAAGGTTTCGGTCTTTTCGCTGTTAATGCTTAAAATTACATCCCCCATCCTTAAATCCGCCTCGCGGGCGGGAGAATCGTCGGCTTCGTTATAATAGTAAACGGGAGCTATCTTATTCGAGCTTGTGTAATAGCTTGAACCTATAGCACTTACAATAGCCAGAGCAAGAACCGCACTTATATAGTTTGCAAAGGGACCGGCAAAGGCAATTATAATCCGCTTAAAAGGATGCACCCCGTAAAGCTCTCCTTCTTTTTTCGGGATTGCAGGGAGATTTTCTTCGATTGCCTGCTGAAAGGCTTTTTCTCCCTTCATGCCGCAATAACCGCCCATGGGAATTGCAGAGATTCTATATTCCGTATCTCCCTTCTTTTTTTTAAAAAGAACAGGACCCCAGCCTATCGAAAAACTTTCGACCACAACACCGCAGAGTTTTGCGGCAATAAAATGTCCAAGCTCATGGATAAAGACCATGATACTCAATATAATCAAACCTATTAAAATCTTAACCATAAATTATTCCATTTTATTTTTATTGCAAGCCGTTTACTCTGTCAAGTATCCTTGCCAAAGCGATCGCTCTTGCTCTGTTTTCATAGTCATAAACTTCTTCATAAGAAGAAGGTTTCATAGTCCAATCCGAATTTAAAACTTCTTGCGTAATATCGGCTAAATCCGTAAAGCCTATTTTTCCTTTGATAAAGGCATCAACGGCTTCTTCATTTGCAACATTAAAGGCTATGGGATAGGCGCCACCTTTTCCAGCCGCCTCAAAGCCCAAAGCCAGCATGGGAAAATCATCTGTTCTGGGAGGCATAAATTCCAACTTTATAATTTGAGAAAAATCCAAGGGCTTTAAAAAGCTTTCAGGCATCTTCGGAAAACTTAAAGCATTTAAAATAGGATTTTTCATATCGGGAGGAGAGGCTTGAGCAAATATCTCTCCGTTTTTACACTGTACCATCGAATGGATTATACTTTGAGGATGGACCGTAACTTCGATTTTTTCGGGCGGAAAAGAAAAGAGCTTTACGGCCTCAATCACTTCCAAGGCCTTATTTGCAAGAGAAGCCGAATCTATCGAAATCTTTCCGCCCATCTTCCATGTCGGATGCTTTAAGGCATCTTCAAGCTTAATTGTGCTAAGCTTTTCTCTCGGCGTATTTAAAAAGGGGCCTCCTGAGGCGGTAATTATAATCTTTTCGATATTTCCTTTTTTGTGGGCATTTATAAGCTGAAAAATTGCAGCGTGTTCCGAATCGACGGGAATTATTGTACTGCCCGACTTTTCGGCATCTTGAAAAATCAGCTCCCCTGCTTCCACTATAGTTTCTTTATTTGCAAGAGCCAAATCCAAGCCGCTTTTTATAACTTCTACCGAGGCCTTTAAGCCTGCCGAACCCGCTATACCGTTTATAACAATGTCGGCCTTTGATTTTTCAATCAGTCGTCTAACAGCTTCCTCATCTATCTCGTGTTTTAAATTAGAATTCTTTTTTTTTGTAGAAACAAATTGTGCATCAGTAAATTCGGCTAGAAGAGTTTTTGCAAAGCCCGAATTCGAATGAACCGAAAAACCTGCAAGTTCAAACCTATCGGGAAACCTTCTTATTATTTCCAGACTGTTTTTTCCGATTGAGCCTCCGGCACCGAGAACGACAACCCTTTTTCTTCCCATTAAAAGCCGCCTAATAAGAACATACAAAGGGTATAGAATACGGGAGCTGCTATAAGCAGGGAATCAATACTGTCAAGAATTCCGCCGCGTCCTAAAATTACCTTCCCCGAATCCTTTACGTCTGCAGAACGCTTCAAGATAGATTCTATTATATCTCCGATTATGGCAAAGAGGGCCGTAAAAAGAGCTATTATTATAAGCTCTCTTAATTTTCCGTTAAATTGTTTATTAAAAAAATAAAATGAAGCAACGGCGGCTGTGATGGAACCTATGAAGCCGCCTATAAAACCTACAATACTTTTTTTGGGGCTTGCCTTAATAAAACCTCTGTTGTTTTTTCCGAGCAGCATACCGAAAAGCCATGCAAAGGAATCACAGCCGAATGTCATAAGGAAAAACATGATGATAAGGGCGCCTGCATTTGGAAGGCTCGCAATTGCAGATAAAAAAACCGTCAACCCCCAAGGATAAATCAGCATAAACACTCCGGTTGTGAGACGGGCAATGCTGTTGGTAAAATTTCCCGAGAATGAAAATATAACTTCCATAAACATCATTCCGACTGTTACACAGCCGAACACAATGAAGATATATTGAAATGGTACGGCATGTAAGCCTATCAGATATGATGACAGAACTAAAATCGTACCGAAACAAGCAAGTATCTTTTTAGGATAGGCAGGAGACCTTTGGGACAAAATATTATAGATCTCATAATTTGCAATAAGGGCTGCAATAAACAATTCGATATGATAAACCAAGAAATT of the Treponema denticola ATCC 35405 genome contains:
- the dxr gene encoding 1-deoxy-D-xylulose-5-phosphate reductoisomerase; its protein translation is MGRKRVVVLGAGGSIGKNSLEIIRRFPDRFELAGFSVHSNSGFAKTLLAEFTDAQFVSTKKKNSNLKHEIDEEAVRRLIEKSKADIVINGIAGSAGLKASVEVIKSGLDLALANKETIVEAGELIFQDAEKSGSTIIPVDSEHAAIFQLINAHKKGNIEKIIITASGGPFLNTPREKLSTIKLEDALKHPTWKMGGKISIDSASLANKALEVIEAVKLFSFPPEKIEVTVHPQSIIHSMVQCKNGEIFAQASPPDMKNPILNALSFPKMPESFLKPLDFSQIIKLEFMPPRTDDFPMLALGFEAAGKGGAYPIAFNVANEEAVDAFIKGKIGFTDLADITQEVLNSDWTMKPSSYEEVYDYENRARAIALARILDRVNGLQ
- the rseP gene encoding RIP metalloprotease RseP, which encodes MVKILIGLIILSIMVFIHELGHFIAAKLCGVVVESFSIGWGPVLFKKKKGDTEYRISAIPMGGYCGMKGEKAFQQAIEENLPAIPKKEGELYGVHPFKRIIIAFAGPFANYISAVLALAIVSAIGSSYYTSSNKIAPVYYYNEADDSPAREADLRMGDVILSINSEKTETFADIVRLIVPEAKEEVTLEIEREGQILTKKLRPKLDPKTGAGIIGFYSFIPLEIDGVKPSSSAELAGLKKGDLITEVNGIEVANTVDLNRALDGISGKTAELGILRDGNKITKTVNLIRTENGIDLGLNIKNIKVEIPGTGIFKSIVNGFVLTHKAFILTFKSLGLLFKGVDFRQAVSGPVRITHMLGDVAAQGFKAGFLIGLSDILNFVSIISISLFIMNLLPIPILDGGLILFAFIEFIFRRQIHPKVLYYVQFIGIAFIGIVFIFALWGDIGYFLGR
- a CDS encoding phosphatidate cytidylyltransferase is translated as MKIKKLIERLIIFFVGAPLVLASIYFLPHYNFLVYHIELFIAALIANYEIYNILSQRSPAYPKKILACFGTILVLSSYLIGLHAVPFQYIFIVFGCVTVGMMFMEVIFSFSGNFTNSIARLTTGVFMLIYPWGLTVFLSAIASLPNAGALIIMFFLMTFGCDSFAWLFGMLLGKNNRGFIKASPKKSIVGFIGGFIGSITAAVASFYFFNKQFNGKLRELIIIALFTALFAIIGDIIESILKRSADVKDSGKVILGRGGILDSIDSLLIAAPVFYTLCMFLLGGF